The DNA region AGGGTATCGCTCAGAACTGTCATCAGTGGATCAAATGAGTAGAAACATGTCCTAAATCTACCATATTATCCTGGTGTAATGGGGGCTAGGTATTCTAGTTCAAAAATGATCCCAGAGAGAtgtcttggtggtccagtggctaagactcagcactcccaatgcaggggacccaggtttgatccctggtcagggaactagatcccacataccccaAATAAGACCTGGAACAACCAAAGAAATAagtcttaaaacaaacaaacaaacaaacaggaactCAGGGAACCATGGAGTTTAATAGCCAAGGGATAGAGATAATTTTAAACCTGATCCTGAAATCCAAGGCAGGTCTGACTCTTGCCCTCGCCTCTGATAATCTCACAATTCACGGCCCCATTCCAGTGAGTACTCTCTTCTAAGTCTCTCTCAACAAAACTATCCAactgtttaatttttgaaatttctatTGAATTTATGGAGAGGAAAGAGACACAGTCCAAGCTTTTATCTTTCTAGTTGACTGAACAGATTCTGAACCTTTTCTTTGTAGACACCAGGGCACCTCCTTTCTTGTCCATTCCAGAAGTCATCATGTCCCTAAAACTACCACCCAGTACATCCTTCACCCTGAACTGCTTCCTCCTTCCATCCCCAGCCCACTTCCTGAGAACACAGTGGTCACAGGGGATGGTCTGGGCTGGGTGGGGCCTGCCAGAGATGCACACCCATCCTGACCAGACCTCCGTTCCGCTTTCCTGCAGACCCTCCAAAGCAAGTGCTGCTGACGCTGTCGCCCGCCTCAGTGGCCGTAGGGACGCTGTTCACCATCGAGTGCAGGGTCCCCGTTGTGGCCCCCCTCGAAGGTCTCACTGTCACCCTGCTCCGTGGTACTGACATCTTGTGCAATCAGACCTTTGTGGGGACAGCACTTTCCCCCCAAGATGCCGTGGTCACCCACAACACCACAGCTCACAGGGAAGACGGCCTCTATAACTTCTCATGTGAGGCCCAGATGGACATGCGCTCTTGCGGCGGTGGCTTCATCCACAGGGTCTCAGATCCCCAGAGGCTTGAAGTCAAAGGTGAGGGGGAGCCCACAGATCAGGAGCGGGGAGCATTCACTTTCAGCCCCTCAGGGGAAGAAAACGCCTTTGCCCCACTCTTTGCCAGCTCGGGGAGGCACTCGGGGAAACCACACTTGATCCCTGGGGTTTCCTGGAGCTCCTGGCGAGCTCCCAGCAAGTTCGTAGCTTGGACTCTGACTAGTTGCTTGGTCAAGAGTGAGCTGGATGACCTTAACCAAGTCAAGCTCGTCTCTCTGGGCTTGACTGCTCTCTGCAATGATAAATATGACCTGACTGATCCCTAAGGTCCCCTGGAGCCCGGCTCTTCTGTGACCCTAGATGGCCAAGATCCTCTTTGTCTTCAGAGTCTGGCCGAAGCTCCCTCATCTCTGCCCAGGGAGGAGCTTGGCCTGGACCACGCCACGGTCCAGGCCATGAGGTCTGGCAGCCCGTGGCAAGGGGACCATCTGAGTCCATCTGCCCTCATGGTCTCACAGAGGCCGGCTGGTGGCCTGTACCCCGGTCCTCGTCCCTCTAGTGATAACACCTTTTGCCACTCATCTCTGCAATGCAGAGTGACAGCAGGATGACCAGGGGTGGCTGGGTGGGTGACAGGTGGACGCCTGTTCTCCCTTGAGCCTGGCACCTGGGACCAGAGGACTTGTGTGACCTCTACCGCTTCTCTACCCAGAGCCCGTGCCCAACAACCAGATGGTGACCATCATCACGATCGTGGTAGTCTTGCTGCTCTTGTTGGTGACATCCGTCCTCCTGTACCGGTACTGGTGGCGGCCACATCACAACTGAGTGCACGCCGCTTAGAAGAGGCTGAGACCGAGCCACCGGGCAGCGCCGGTGTGAGTGGCGTGGCCACTGGCACGACGGCCACTGGAACTCACTGTGGCTCCTTAGGGTGCGGTCCAGGCCTGGCTGGGGG from Cervus canadensis isolate Bull #8, Minnesota chromosome 1, ASM1932006v1, whole genome shotgun sequence includes:
- the LOC122439548 gene encoding intercellular adhesion molecule 2-like isoform X2, with amino-acid sequence MFPVSLRMPLEMAPYGVWGMLAAFLSLLCCRGSGEKAFEGPEQLMVGSGEFQFINCTASCTDPKRIVLETALNKTLLESQAQWKLFKVYNISKDEELLCSSTCGGKQETKLFHITVFYPPKQVLLTLSPASVAVGTLFTIECRVPVVAPLEGLTVTLLRGTDILCNQTFVGTALSPQDAVVTHNTTAHREDGLYNFSCEAQMDMRSCGGGFIHRVSDPQRLEVKEPVPNNQMVTIITIVVVLLLLLVTSVLLYRYWWRPHHN
- the LOC122439548 gene encoding intercellular adhesion molecule 2-like isoform X3; its protein translation is MVGSGEFQFINCTASCTDPKRIVLETALNKTLLESQAQWKLFKVYNISKDEELLCSSTCGGKQETKLFHITVFYPPKQVLLTLSPASVAVGTLFTIECRVPVVAPLEGLTVTLLRGTDILCNQTFVGTALSPQDAVVTHNTTAHREDGLYNFSCEAQMDMRSCGGGFIHRVSDPQRLEVKEPVPNNQMVTIITIVVVLLLLLVTSVLLYRYWWRPHHN